tgctaaatGACGTCGCGTCGCTTCTTGTCTAtaaacaatatggcggcgccctgtAATACTTTTCTTAGGGGACATTATCGACGTTTaaattattagaaaataaaactcgggCCGAGTTCACACTGTATTGCTAAAAAAAGTCGCACTGTTGttttatgaattcaaataaatgttattaataaaagatgataCGGGGAACAATTGGCATGTTTAACTTCCAGTGTTACagagtaatttaaacatatttttgatgtttgagtattaatcgttagtagatcaaaatgtttttaagagCTTCCCCAAATTTGTGTCGATTTTAAGATTAATAACACCCGTAAAGCAGAAAAAGGTAGAATCTCTTACCCTTTTTCATGCCCAGCATAATTTCCCCTCGTGCGTATCTGGATCGCCATCATTTGCGttatgaattgtttttatttttaaaaatatacttaaatataacTTGCCTACCTgcatattcaaaaaaaaaaaaaaaaaaaaaaaaaaaaaaaaggacatatCTTAGATGATGCCGCTTTGAACATTCTCATGAACAGAATACGGACAAGATTCCCGGTTCCCGTGATGAACCAATTGACATAGCGGAAGAAACCCTGGTATTCATAGTCCCAAATTAAATAGCGGATATCAGttacttgatatttttatcacAAAGTTTGTCTtgaggtagcagggtacactttcgaattttggccccgtcaatatttgttataaagagaacatcgtgattttggatgtctgtaaattaaggtgagagataatgattattaattctttagaaaatttatacagccgatacatgtaaaattctgatgtcagttggaaaactaactgctgttagctttgtatgatcaatgagacaccatttcgcggaaaaattcaattcacggaagggttctgtgcttgttgattgatactcaggaacattttcgttattttccgaaaaaacgagctggatgggcccccattccgtttatgtcctggcgttcagtagggactattaaattaagaaatgcaataaaattggacagtgttcttgcagcgggatcattgtagactgttcaaaaggtgcaaaattgatgattctggcacgctatttttcatggatgatgtaaacctttcgctttgataactttttttattcttgtatgagaatcctgatcttgccatttattaaaagcacaaaacatgcacgcaatttataaaatagtcacccaaattttgctcatagaggaagtgcaatattgcgactcgctacatgtaagaccgtccttgcccaaaattttcgcatctaagtgtaccttgctaccttaataactttgtcatttaatcttttttctttaaaaaaatctaaaaaaaatactgaatacaCAAatcgccggtgtaatgaagtatttcgacccccatagaataacgacccccggtcattattttatagaaaatgtgactcctttcctgtaaaatattgactccccttataaaaaaatgACACcttttgaaaactctatagaataacgacccccggtcattattctatagaaaaactgacccctccaagtaaaatactgactccctaaagatgactcccttcgaatctcatagaataacgaccccggttattattctatagaaaaagtgactccttccatgtaaaatactcactgccgaaattactacattcgaactctcatacaatatcgattcccggacattattctatttaaaaaagttattctttccgtgtaaaacacgaCCTCCTAAAacgactttcgacgataatatctattaaaaagtgatccccaccaaacctaacggacaattttactagatctacaaaactaataccctccattgccaatagttaacatttgtactactactactggtgacgctacttctattgctattactacatgtactacttcttcttctactactactacttctactactactactactactactacaactgctactactgatactactatacctgcttccactaatacgtcttgtacatctacctttTCTTCTcatgctgctgttgttgctgtcacttattcctctgctgctgctgctgctactactgcaactgccactaccactgccactaccactaccactaccactgccactactactactactgctactactactttctattgttgccgctaccgtactttactgccattgctaagtattgcaacttctattaatactaagttctatgctagcagtttcttgtgcagttttcttctaaagaattacttcataccgaagtttgcagggattaatgacactggtgtgtttagtgaacgtattgtgaattgttattttcctgaaaaaaatttatacaccaagatacagcgtctagaaatagaatcccttttcccgttgcggaatgctctgatttctgtgtcaagtgatggaatctggggctaatggtcaaacggaaggacggacggacggacggacaaggacaaatctatatgcccccctcccccgagtggggcataaaatgcagcaattaggccttagatacatgagtcaTCACTAAAtctgaccaaatgaccgggggtcgtttttttatgggagtcaatattcttcgtgaggttcagtttactttacgtgggggagtcatagtattatgatctggaggtcataatactatgaccggggggtcactttttctatagaataatgaccgggggatcattattctatgggggtcgaaatacttcattacacccggctttgataaactgtattataaagaataattattttagttaaataaattacatttcttgtgataaaTTATTTAGAGTCTTTTCGTGATTTACCaatttatttcgccgtatttactcGCTCACATCATATCGGccgatattttgtgttttataacttgTTTTACTTGTATTATATAAAGATTGTCCTCTTTTTGAAATCATTGAGAGATAAAACACGGATTACCACTGTATGTGTAATGTTGGTTCGTAAGTTTGACttttgatatatatgttttataattccATTCAGTCTATAATTCATGAAGGTCAACCTCGTAAACCTGTTTGCATGGGTATCAGGAAGACGGTACACGATGTTGAAAAGTTGAGACTTTGATGATGAAAAGCCGAACCTACAATGATGAAAAGTCCAAAATacaatgatgaaaagtcgaaagtatgatggtgaaaactaGAAACTATGATGATGAAAGCTCGAAAGTACGATAGTGGAAAGTCGAAACTAAGATGCTAATAAGTCGAAACtgcgaaaccacgatggtgaaaatacgaattgatttcgactttcaccaccATAgtttcgtggtttcgacttttaaaCATCGTAGTTTCGTTCTTACGTTGCTTCGAGCTCACACACGTTATGAGGCGATGGCCCTACTTGAACACCGTGCGTAGacatcatgcgcggatccagtcATTTGTCTCATGTGGTGTTCCGACCGAACCCTTACCATAACAAACATGTATCTGTTTATACTTAATAATTTGAGGTTATTTATCTGGATGCTAGCCGTTTACAAGTAAAGAGTTGTCAATAAGTGTTTGTTGAACGGGCTAAAAGAGAAAATAGCGGGGCATACTCTccctgaatattttgaaattcagcgcttcatttcctgcattctgggactTTTTAGAAGCATTTAATAACATCTTTTCCAGTGccattgtatatacaatataccccttattttcacatttttatgagctcacctgttaaactaaaatgtagaattattcgtatctttgagataattaacataattatgaatTAGCGCTAGATACGTGGAGCAGCctcatacactttgaatgcggtccctaatgttgccttttcgaaaaatcattttctttccttcttctcttctttccggACTACCggaccctcccccccccccccccccccccccccccgccccggATCCGCGCACGGGCGTATCATCAATAAACTGTTTTCAAAGGCTCATTACATAATCGTATGCGATGTTTTTACAACGCAACTTTCAACAAATCTAAACTGTCTTGGACATATAGAAATGATCGTATTGTCCTGATAAAACAGTGACCATTGTGATATAAAAATTAGGTGAATTTATTTTAAGCTTatcttttttacaataaaatcaaaatctCGGctccattttaaaaacattttgttagatctaaaattaaaatttttcgaaATTGTGATTTCAGAGCGGTTTTTACACaggaaaaaataatttgacaatattaaaactataaaattataaattcttttaaactttcaaaacgCTGAGATATGTTTAAATgatgtagagtcagtgtacccggtttcgcacacatttcctaagaatacTTTCCTATTTagtcaaaaatgattaaatttgaatttacctctacatgctttaataaatacacttattttggtttaaaacacGCTTACTTTCCTTTCCCACTTCAATGACGTCATACCTCTTGGTGAACTTGATTCagataacatattttgaccagtttttgcatttaagtgtacccggtttcgcacaccatgctatttatagaattcaGTGATAGTAATGCATTTacccaaaagaaaaatttcaattaactttttaagtatgtattctattcaatttaaacatgtattttccaataaaacatctgaaagtgaaattaaaaagcagttatgaaagtgaaatatagggaccaaaccctgtttttactgcttaaagcagaaaaggctaaaacagctgaatacatgaaacaaaaataaacaatagaagcTGCTGAATCACAAAAGACCCCAACAAGTCTTGTCATTCGATTAAattctctgttttaataaaaacgtaaagcaaacaatcaagttgaagtcattttgcaggttgggagaacttcaatatctgttgaaatatttttcatttcggtaaagtaataggtaaatacctacatgtatgaaggaaaagtgatttttcaatttattttacaccttgttgttgtttgcttagtcattattttcataaaatttaatatttttcagctaaCCTACTGGTCTCCATtagtattgttattgttttcgtctgcaccTACCAGAACGAGGCTAAAGCGGGGATGAACCCCTTGTGTCAgtttatgtagggaataactcaattttgtgaaataataacaaagaattgttgaattttctgctttattctcacaaGGCACATGAATTTgctgggtgtgcgaaaccgcgtacagtgcgaaaccgggtacactgactctagaTCTACACTCTAAATTGATCTGGCTCTATATAGCATTTGACCCGCGATTCACGCTTTGAACATTACAGATTTATAGTTCGATGAACAGTAAGGCAAGTCTACTGTGACGTCATTCAGTGTtatgtcatttgtgatgtcacttTCAAATCGGACGCGATAGAAAAGTTTAgtgtgttttcaaagcagtagttttatggaaattaattttggaaagGGTGATATATCGAGgataattctttgaaatacattcaaTGGGGTGGAAGGATTTTTAAATCGTAGAATACAGGTTATTTTTTGAGCCATGCGTATGAAAAATGGTGTAatcaacgcattgtttcatatgtaTGGTGCAATTGGTGCCTGAATATCGTCTAGAGTGCAACTGACTGAGTGTAGATCTAATTGTTCGACATAGAACAGAAATAAAGTTGTATTCCGATTGGACGGCTGAAAAATAAATAGGGAAGTGATAATTTGTAAATTGGACTTTGGGATACAGTTAACTTGGAATTTGCAAGTTGCATGTGAGTAAACTTATCTTCCttgcatttgaaatttgttttgaatagAGCTAGAATCTATACGAACTATTCAACCTGTTGATCTTTCAAGGTATTTTAGTACAAAACGacgattattcatttttaaacccATTTTGAGTTACTCCCCAAGTAATTCACGTGAACATTCATGTTCTCCTCCTTTTTAGAGAGTAAGAGCCAATGGCGGCCGATTTTCACAACAGCTGccgttggaaaaatatatgtggcattcatttagcaattcgagtacttagagaaaaatccttgaaattctcagGGGTGACTTTTTTGTAGTTTAACAAACGCTATTTACTTTACCGATAGCTGCACCAGTtttgtcaccgtgcatctaagttGATGTTAACCGATGGGATGGGACAGACTTTAAAACAGAAAAACGTAAATCAACATTCCGCGGAAACTGAACTTGTCGGATTACTCCAAAAGTACAATATAGAAACTAAATGGTTACTTTAAAACTGATTAACACCAGAAAACGTCGAACTTTTTTTTCTAGTTTCCAAAACATCAGTGTTGTCTGTATTTATCACAGTAGAAAGGGCACTTCTAAAACATATGAATTGTAAATAAAGCAGCTAGAGACCACATACTTGtttacagcaaaatatttttgtgacgCTTTTGTTGACACGAAATACGTATTTTCTTAAGAGCCGGACACAACCTGCGGGAGGCTGGAGTAAAGCGAAATACAAGAAGTTGTCTTGTTTGTCAAACTCCCGTTGCACACAGTGTAATTTCGTATTTGGATAGTTTGGCCTATTCCCTTGTTTCTACGAAGATAGGTACGTATATTTAAATTTCggttgtcgtttttttttttgttgggtttaacgtcacattaAAAAAATCTAGTAGGTATGTGTTTCTCAGGGAGAAGGAAGACCTCGGTACCCTTTTAGATATTATTTCATCAccgcgggcacctgggtagaactaccgacgaTCCGTAGGCCAGCTAGATGGTTTCGTCTACACtcaaagcgaggtttcgaacggGGCAAATGATTCGAATTCAGGGgcctaaataataaaataatgacttaattTAAAGAGGGTAACATATTTGACtgtagccagtctaacatatggttCTCTAACATGATAATGTAGACATTCTGTCCTTATTACGTAGCATAGACAATGAAGTAAAACAAATTAACCCTTCATGTAGTACGTTTCCTCGTATTTTTCTGACTTGATGACAGTTTTTAGGTTTTGGTGCGAAGATTACAAATAGCATTTAGTCTTTAACcatttgtacataattttatcttgtGATATTGCCTAGATTTTAAACTCTTTTCATAGTGCTACATACTGCTTATGCAATTAAGGATTAATATGTTCATAATACGTTAATATTCTAATTCATGTATATTTCTTTCCTGTCTATGTTATATATTAAGGATAGATCTCTACAGGACCATAattatgttagactggctattgCCAAATATGTCATCCTATGATTAttaatattactattattatcatcattattattatcaatattatcataaaataaaattgaagataataattatcataaaattgAATTAGGGATATCAAATAATTGAATCGATCTATCTATATATCATTTAGCGATGTTTGTTAAACGCATTTAATTACATCCAAAAATAATTAATCATTACGGTTATCACAAAATTTGAATTTGTGATATACAGAAATCAATTAACGGTATTACAACCGTATTTAACTTGGACAGACaaataaatttaatacaaaacaatTTTGAATACATTAACGCAATGTATATGATACATAAAGAACCAAAAATTGGTTAATAGTAGGcccattttaaaaagaatttattgTAGAGTTGAAAAAATCAAATTACTCGGTATGCAATAAAATCTATTTTCGGATActgtatattaatatttttgatactTACACGGAGTCTATATATGGGACCaacattcaaaaaaaatctaatatttctatttaaaacaTATGAATACCAAACCACGCtagataaataaaagtaatatttccgGCCACTTATTGATTATCCGGGATTAATTGCACTGAAGAAACTTATCATCGGACCGTCCTGGTAAACATGCCTTAACCCGATTTGATCGAtcgggtgtttgtttacattatcaaCTTAACACTTGCAGGTGATATTTTAacgtctttttttaagatttgtgGATCAATATGAACTAATGATATATCAGGTAAGTTTTTATGATACACTTATTTACATTACCTTTGTAacagaatttattttgattttattaagaATTATACATGTACGTTGAAATAACTGTTATTAAATCGCTAAATGGATCTTCAAACTTGTAAGCTCGAAAATAAATCGCGTACGACTTTAATATGTCAAAAGATAGTTATCATCACacaatttttaaatcttttaataaaaatattaaaagttttgatataatattaaCAATTTCATATTAATCTGGAAGTCAATGATCAAAAGATTCATGCATAAGGTATCAGTTGTCTAATACTTTGCTATACATATCATACTGAGATGTACGTCACTAATCTTAAGGACTCTAATTTGTTCTATATAACAAACTGGTcgaaaatgtaaacatttgttgTGTTTTCTTCCAATATCCTTACAATTATACTACATTGTACGTTTATTATCTTATTGTATGATGTATTGtcttgatgatgatgatgatgatgatgatgatgatcatcatcatcatcatcattattattattattattagaaataatgTTTTGATGTGATCAGTATGGCTGCTGGTTTAGAGATCCATGACGCGGCGTCCACTGGCGATTATGACACACTGGAAGAGTATCTGAAAAGTGGAAAAGTTGACGTGAACCTCAAAGATTCCGAGTGGAACAATAGAACAGCGTTACACTGGGCATGTGCCAAAGGTTGGTTTCCATGGTTCCATCCTAGTACTTACATCCAACATCGCTTGAAAGAATTTAAATTCTGCGCCAGCAAGGTCAAATTGTTGGCATGTCAGCCTGGGCCCGTTTCTCAAAAGTGCATATGTTTCGCCCTAAGTTCTCTTCTAAGTAGACCTATGGACATTGAAAACGCATGTCATTTAAAGGGTGTTACTTGAATCAATTTATTAAGGTGTCGATAGTTCTACTATCTTATTTTTGTTCTGCGCAGTCTCTAATAATAGCCGGATAGTAAAAATGAATCTGCTTAAAATGATGTACAAATGTACGTGAAACACCTAACTTCTAAGTTCTTTCTTTGTCCTAAGTAGGCTTTGTGAAACTGGCCCCAGATTGAAATTGCCGCAAatcttgaaaatataattatatgataagtAATTTCCCGATACAATTGTGTTACTTGATTATTTTACAattcttaattttgtttttgatatatgtCAGAGTGTGATAAGTTTCCTCTATGTGCACTAATTTTGGTTCGATTAGTTCATGTGAAACAAATAATGCAAATGAATTTGTGAAAAGATTGCGAGTAAAGTACGACTGTATCTTTTTTAGGATTTGTTGAATGTATACGACTTTTACTAGACCACGGGGCTATTGGTACCTCTCGGTCCGATACTGGATGGACCCCGGCGCATTTTGCGGCGGAAACGGGAAAATTGACAGCTTTACGTgctttatataatgcaaatattCCCATTCGATTAAAAGACAAATATGGAGATACACCAAAGCGAATAGCAGAAATTTATGGACATGCTGAAATCATCAAATTTCTGGATCAGTAAGTACTGCAacgttatttttagctcacctgagcaatgctcaaggtgagtttttctgatcactcgatgtccggcgtccgtcgtctgtctatctgtctgtctgtcgtctgtcaacatttagcttgtgtatgcgatagaggctgtatttttcaattaatcttcatgaatattggtcagaatgatacccttgatgaaatctaggccgagttcgaaaatgggtcatcttgggtcaaaaactaggtcactaggtcaaatcaaagaaaaactttgtgtatgcgatagaggctgtatttttcaattgatcttcatgaatattggtcagaatgattgccttgatgaaatctaggccgagtttaaaatgggtcatctaggatcaaaaactaggtcactaggtcaaatcaaagaaaaacattatgtatgcgatagaggctgtatttttcatttgatcttcatgaatattggtcagaatgattgccttgatgaaactaggccgagttcaaaaatgggtcatctgggggtcaaaaactaggtcactaggtcaaatcaaagaaaaaccttgtgtatgcgatagaggctgtatttttcaactattCTTCGTGAATTTTGgacagaatgataatcttgatgaaatctaggccgagttcgaaaatgggtcatctcggatcaaagactaggtcactaggtcaaatcaaagaaaaaccttgtgtatgcgataaaggcggtatttttcaattgatcttcatgaattttggtcagaatgattaccttgataaaatctaggccgagttcgaaaatgggtcatctggggtcaaaaactaggtcactacgtcaaatcaaagaaaaaccttgtgtatgcgatagaggctgtatttttcaactgatcttcatgaaatttagccagaatgattaccttgataaaatctaggccgatttcgaaaatgggttatctggggtcaaaaactaggtcactaggtcaagtcgaagaaaaacattgtgtatgcaatagaggatgtagttttcaattgatcttcatgaaatttggtcagagtgattgccttgatgaaatctaggtcgagtttgaatatgggttatctgaggtcaaaaactaggtcactaggtcaaattaaagaaaaatcttgtgtatgcgatagagactgtttttttcaattgattttaatgaaatttggtcaggatgattgccttaatgaaatctaggtcgaatttgaatatgggtcatctgaggtcaaaaactaggtcacttggtctaatcaaagaaaaaacttgtgtttgtgatagaggctgtgttttcaattgatcttcatgaattttggtcagaatgattgccttgataaaatctaggtcgagtttgaacatgggtcatctagggtcaaaaactaggtcatatctaagaaaatgttttatcgcaagagaccaattttttggtccaatcttaatgaaaattggtcagaatttttgtttccatgaaatcactaggtcaaacatgttttacactgttatggtgtgtttcttaggtgagcgacctagggccatcttggccctcttgttgttataATTCTACAGTAAAATCaactttataaatatctatgTCCGAGTCGTTATGTTAAAAAATGGCAGCCTTGTtcatttgatttttcaaaaaaatgttcctTACAGCTCATAATATACAGTTTTTCTGTAAATTgcacaaaaataattatattaagtcAGTAAACAGAAGTGTTATTATACGTACGCAAATACGAAACTAGGCGGTCATTTTTAACGTCACGAGTCGCTTTAGTAAattatttgcatatattttattacaaaataatttcttcaGATGTGCCGCAGACGAAGCGGCAGGAATCAGACCGACCGGTTTATCTCCAAAGTTCACCTCAGTGTTCAGACACAGACGATCTCAGCGTCTCTCTATGACGTCACACAGGTCAATCTCTCCGACTCCATCTGGTTACCGGTCACAATCATTTTCCGTTGTCGGGAGGTAAAGTCACCAGCTTGGTCCAAATGCCATTTAACAATACATAATTATAACATGTCAGAATTTGTAACAATACCAGGATCAACCATATCACTCAGAAGACTCTCTCGTTTACGAAGCACGATTTCCGTCAATCACTTTTGATAACTCTAATCACGCACGTGCATGTTTTGATTAATTCTGATCTCATCTTTTCTATAAAAAATAGTTTGTCCATTTTTGCTCACCTTGACCAAGCGCTCAGATGAACCGATGTGAACGTGATGCGCCTGTTggttatgtatatttttatgtatgGCCCATTGTGTGTTATTCTTTGCTCATGACCTGTTGCGTATGTCCCTTTGTGTATGGCCCTTTTGTTTATGACCCCATTGTGTATGGCCAGTTGTTTTTGATTCTTTGTGTATGGCCCGTTGTTTATGGGCAATTCTTGTAAGGCAAAATTTTGTATGACTCGATCAATATTAAATTTGGTCATCAATTAATATAAGATCAAAATGTACTTTATAattgtttttcatgtaaaacCTTCAAATATTCACGTGCAGACGTTACCACTTTATTTTTAAATGCCTAATTCCTACTTTTTGTAGGCACTTAGTAGGTCGAGCGGTCGATATATTATTTAAAACGTTGTACAGTCATTGTATATTATAGAAAGTAGCTTtctaaattacattaaatgagccgcactatgagaaaaccaacatagtgcatttgcgaccaacatggatccagaccagcctggtcaggatccattctgtccgctttcaaagcctattgcaattagagaaaccgttagcgaacagcatggatcctgaccagactgcgcggatgcgcaggctggtctggatccatgctggtcgcaaatgcactatgttggttttctcatggcgcggctcaaatgattgTTTAATTCAGATTCCATTATATTTCATTCCTTTTCATCTAGACTGTAGTCCCAAACAGAAATAAGATATTTCTTGAAAACgccattttttttacttattcttTGTTCGCTACACGGTTGTGAGGAGCTAGAGGGGCgttgcacattttatttaaatcaagTTTTGCTTGTTTTCCTGCttaaaatctattttcaaatGCTCATCTAATAGAAATATGACTCCTTAAGAATCGATTGTTTAGTGTATATTGATTGATAGAGGTCGGTTGAAGAACACTCTGGGTCAGACAACTCTTGTCTCTGATGGAAAATTTAGTCTTTGATGTACGGATGTTAAGATCTGAATTCGTCCCTGATCGTGCTCGACTGTTTGTTTAGATTCCTTTCCTATTCCTGTCAAAACTATGTTCCAAATGGATACTGAATGCGTTAGATTGAAAATTTTCTTCCCATATTCAAATGATCATCTAATAGAAATATGACTCCTTAAGAATCGATTGTAAGTTTGGTGTATATTGATTGACAGAGGTCGGTTGAAGAACTATATACTGTATAATCCAGGGCATAGCATGCTACAATTTGCTTCGAGTAACTGACAATTTAGCAGATATAATTTCTGTAAATACAGATCTAAAAATCACAGCATGCTTTTAAACGAATCATTGACTACTGGTTGATTCCATATAATGCTCTAAATTCGAAAATAACTGCAATTTGCCATTTAAATTTAGAGGAATTGATGTTCAGCACGTGTTCAACCTTTCAGTTATCTTTACAATTGCGCACAAAATTACTGTTCAAACAAAGATTTATCCTACCTTAAtgtattttcttaatttcataaagacctttttacttttatacataaATGAACATGTATTTAACagacattcatgaaaaattgaatgttaataaaaaaagtaataagtTTCTTTGTTTATACAGGGTATATCtttgttatatataattatgtaaagaaCAGACTCATTTCAAAACTTGACGTTCCATAAACGAACAAATATTAAACTAAGATAAGACTGTAGGATAAGTGTCATTTCATTTGGAAGGTTTCTGTACAAGCAAAATGTGTCTGAGATCATCCAGACTTTACTGATTATTGGAGAAAGTTTTTATGCAG
The sequence above is a segment of the Mercenaria mercenaria strain notata chromosome 3, MADL_Memer_1, whole genome shotgun sequence genome. Coding sequences within it:
- the LOC123525378 gene encoding ankyrin repeat domain-containing protein 66-like, with product MAAGLEIHDAASTGDYDTLEEYLKSGKVDVNLKDSEWNNRTALHWACAKGFVECIRLLLDHGAIGTSRSDTGWTPAHFAAETGKLTALRALYNANIPIRLKDKYGDTPKRIAEIYGHAEIIKFLDQCAADEAAGIRPTGLSPKFTSVFRHRRSQRLSMTSHRSISPTPSGYRSQSFSVVGSAEEEQREKGVNNDVDWVPDAERET